The Trichomycterus rosablanca isolate fTriRos1 chromosome 6, fTriRos1.hap1, whole genome shotgun sequence DNA segment cccaggatgttcttgctgtgaggcgtcagtgctacccacttagccaccgtgctgccggTGAGCTGTGTAACAAGACAGCAAtcctatgttttttttaatcctggAATTGCTTGCTGTGATTTGTAGCTTTTCAGAGACccaatgaactggaacatcagttgaggctttttGGACCAACACCaggctgaatgggcacaaattcccacggacatacttcaaagttatgaaaagccttctcaaacagagtggctgttatagctgaatgTGTAAAGATCACATACTGGTCACTcgattttaatagcatttgttttttaaatggggtgtccagcaagctcatggtcaggtgtccaaatacttttggtcataaagTGTATTCATGACTCTGTGTTGTAACTCTGGTTTCTGGATCGAATGGATCAAATTTATCAACAGTTCTTTTGTTCTGCCCGTTTACCTCAATCCGTCTCACGTACAGGATTTGCGCCACAGTCAGCGTAAGAGGGCATCATTTCGAAATACGTCCCAAATAGGAAGGTGAGCCTCTTCTGACGAGGCTGTGTACCAAACATTCTCAGTTCAGACTTGATGCATTTGTTCATCATTCATTACGTACGCTATGCAAAGGGCAACAgcagacacacacccacagCATGTGGCGAGATTCCTGTGGGCTTCCTCTACCATCGTTTACCCTCCGATTGCTAGCTGTACATCCGTCAGCTCCACCCAAGTCAGCCAAAATATGCCTGTGTTACCACAGCCTTGTTTCCAACCCCTCCCTCCCCCCGACCAACACGCACACGTGCAAACACCCCACCTACTGAGACGGAGGGCTGGAATAACAATGATAGGTTTGGAAAAGTGCGAGCAGTGCAGTGCGTTTGCGTCAAAGCGGAGCCTGATCATAAACACTGCCGGCACACACACAGCGAGGGATGGGAACACTCTCTTTAAATGTCAAACTTCAGGCCCAAACTTCCTACCTTGGTAAAGCACAGACACATCAAAGCTCACTCGCTCAGGGGTGTTCTGTCTGTTTTAACTCTGCAATATTTGGCAACACAACATGTTTGGAAGATTGTTGACTGTCATCTTTGCTTAATTACATTTGCTGGTTGTTGGCAAGCTAACCTAACAACGGCAATCTTTGGTTGCCATAGCGGATCATTGGTCTCCATCTTGCCCTGTCCCAAACATCCTCCTCTGTTAcaccaaccacctgcatgtcctccttCACCGCAGATATAaacctagctctctctctaccaGCCATAGTGCCCATGTTCTGTAGAGTTCTGTAGAGTTCTGTAGAGTTCCAAATCTCACCTCCACCTTTTTGGCCTTTCTCCTCCAACATTAGTGTTCACCAGTACGCGCGTGGTCAACATGGCGGTCATTGTTAACTCAGGCTTtaactagggatgcaccgatccaactttttcagttccgataccgatccgatacatatactttgcatatcggtcgatacccgataccgaccaccattgttgaattaataaaccgtatactttatcatgtgggaaagacttaaggtatcaggattgacttaaacattactaagtttgcaaaacaaaacataattaacacagatataaatgtactgaactgctatttatttgtcaataaaataataaacaattgtgcaggaccttggcacagcattcaaattcaaaataaaaaaggcaaacttcttaaaatattttaaaataaattaaatgtatcagctgaaactgaagtagttacacaaacagtaatcaatcttattttttaaatatgtagtgtaaacagtaattcaaaataaaatctagCAGCGGAAGAAGAACCTGAGAATAAACGAATACCTTGGTACAACACAATCAGTAatcaaacactgtaaacaagcaaacatctAGTGCAATCCaacacatagggtgtgttcaaaaagctagggagctctctacatagacgcattttacgtcatcctgtgcacgCTCcggagaaggaggctgttcgaaatcttctctctttctctcacagaaaaataaacgtggctgacggtgcggacaaacaaatggagttattatcaaacgtaaataaaatattactgatttttaacctgtataaacttgtgccgagtgtttttatttgcaagttcgggcttgtcaggaaatgtaaccgttatcggtacctgAAAAGaggtgttatattgacgttagcgtgctgtgctacctcaattcattggttttaatggcaagatgctaaacgcgaaacccgatggaagcgctgtctaagtagcgcgttcgaataatattgacttattagaatcctctctactgaggcagcataTCGGGCCCCATGGATCGGCCTAATTATCCGATACCCGATCgatctcattttggtaatatcggcaccgatatccgatcttaatatcggatcggtgcatccctagctTTAACCAATCGGCATATACTGTAACACCGATTCTTTGatatggcacagtttttacgtcaGATTccctttctgacacaaccctccctattaaTCCAGCCTTGGCAACGGCACTGAGGGTGCAATTATATGTGCACCCCCATGTAATGAAAAGACTAATGTAAAATTTTCCTGCCTTTTTgtcatgcctagttcacacgacacgatttttgcccgtatttttgctcgccgactgATCGCCGGTAAATGTAGCAGCTCAGGAGCAACCATGCATTCGCTCTGGGATCGAAACTCTCTCTCGATcactgtgtgaactgttcaatggCCTGATCTGAGCGGCTCACGGAGCACTGGCAGActcgagaaaaatatctagcatctggatcagtcgggcgactggcaatgagtgcagtGTCGAATTATCGCCAATGAGAActcaagatacggggtgaggggaaacccggggaggagttgtaaaaatgtcagtggtcacaggacgctgcccacggggcgctgttgggtggatgtttttggttggtggactattctcagtccagcagtgacagtgaggtgttaaaaaactccagcagcgctgctgtgtctgatccactcataccagcacaacacacactaacacaccaccaccatgtcattgtcactgcagtgctgagaacgatccaccacccaaataatacctactctgtagtggtcctaggagagtcctgaccattgaagaacagcataaaaatgGAATAGCataaaacagatggactacagtcagtaattgtagaactacgaagtgcttctatatggtaagtggagctgataaaatggacagagtgtagaaacaaggaggtggttttaatgttatggttgatcgtgtATAATGCACATACATAGACCAGGGCTTTTTAAATCCTGGGTCACAACCTTTGGGTGGATCGCGGgccaaaaaaaatgggtcgcagacaaaaataataataattaaataaacaacatttgAACAGGCCCTTAAgataaatgaacttgtacacaaacgcccccttgtggaggctttatgttacatcttttAAACCACAATGGGACCAGTTTACCAcaatgtttagttttgttttgataaatttgatgtgttgcctgggttacttaaaaaaagtttgaaaaaccctgacaGTCAACAAACAcaacttttattaaataaaacagaatagtGAATAAAGTACATATCACAACCGTTTCTGCCATGAACATGACCCAAGAGCAGACATGgtgttaaaaatgaaacactaaTAAAACTAACACTGACTGAATCACTATTCCTtgtttagcatgtttagttagcgCCAGTAATGAAACTGTTTGGAAGCAACTCTGTTTACAATCTAtattcgggcggcacggtggctaagtcagtagcactgtcgcctcacagcaagaaggtccttggttcgatccccaggtggggcggtccgggtcctttctatgcgaagtttgcatgttctccccgtgtctgtgtgggtttactccgggtgctccggtttcctcccacagtccaaagacatgcaagtgaggtgaattggagacactaaattgtccatgattgtgttggatataaccttgtgtacttatgaatcttgtgtaatgagtaactacgttcctgtcatggatgtaaccaatgtgtaaaacatgacgttaaaatactaataaacaaacaaacaaacaaacaaactatattCTGGAttctgaactggttctgttcacCGTTTTTCTGTTTATCTTACTGTACTGTATCTTACTCTACATCACTGCTAAGTTCTCTGCATTACactgtttttcattttaatatgtTCTTAAATGCTTGTGAGTGACCGTCGGCAGTGactgtcttgtttttttttacttttatttattttggaagAAATTATGACCCTGGTGGTTATTATTTCTAGTCCTTTAAAGCCTGAACTCCTTATTTAATGAAGACTGGTTAAAGCCCAGTAAGCACTCTCGAGAAGTGTTTTATCCCAGACTGATCTGCACTTGATCAGGAATATAATGGACTCATTTATAGACGCTGAACACACAGAGCTTTCAGACGTCCCCTCTGCGTCTGCCTTTCATCAAGtagctgctctctctctctctctctctctctctctctctctctctctctctcactcactctctctctctctctctctctctctctctctctgtttaatGATCCACATGAAATCAGGCTCTGCAAAAGTACTTCAGCCTTCAGAATCGACGGATTATCTGTTAATCTATCGGGTCAGAAAATCCcgaacagaagaagaagaaagtaGAGAAAGATAAGAGTGAGCGCACGTAGAAACATAGAAAATGCAGCTGAAATGAAGACCTCGGTTTTATTAGCTTGTGTTCTAGCCTGGAATGCTTTGGGGCGTAGGCTGAATGAATCCCTGTTTGTCCAGACATCTTATAGCCTCGCTGATTGGTGCAGACGAGTACATAAACACTAACGGTCTGCAGCTGTGTTTAGCATTTCCTGTGCTCAGGAAATCACATTACAGCTCATTGCAAGTCACAACTGGGTGATACAGAAGGACAATATTTGAGAAATGGTTCTTGAGTGGTTCCCCCCTTAAAACCTTGAACTTCCTGCTAAGTACCTTCTAAATAAACATCATCAGCTTTGTAAAGTGATATCCTAATCcattaaatacacacagacacacacaggggAATGCACTAGGAATAGTCGTGTTTACCTGATGAGTGGGTGCCCCACAGCAACATGGATCCTGGTGGCCTGGTTTCAGTCCTTCCCCCTGGCCCCTGTCTATAAGAAGTAAAATTCTTGtaatatttctgtattttcccttttctcccaatctagtcatatccagttccccaaTTGTATCTCCTTTATACTGTTTTTCTCAAGGAAAGTGAtcgttcacacagggatcagagTCGATCATTcatctctgtacaggcaccaCCGACCAGCCGGCAGAGGCCgctattgcagcagcaatgaggaatcctTCCGGTctgcccaccctcagacacagccagtcatgtctgtgtaagcgTCCGgctaatagcagagctgagatttgagctTTTGatttcagcagtggtgggctattgtgttttaccgctgagccAACCGAGCACCCTGATAACTGTTACATCAGTTTTCTCTGATGTAACTGATGTATTACAGGGTTGATCTGACACTGAGTGTGGGATATTGTACTGTGTGTCGTATGAAATCAGACAAGACATGTAATAAACCTACAGAATCACTAATCtgaacagtgtaaaacatgagtgaGTTGAGTGAAATGTACAAACAAGTAACACTTACAAGTTCCTACACGTTCCTTCTGTTCACAGGCTGGAAAGGATGCTGCATCACAATGCACAAAATAGCATGTCACTTTGTAATTACTGTTGTACTGTAATAACGTTtatgtacactgtatggccaaaagtgtttggacacttgaccatgagcttgttggacatcccctTTTGAAAACAAATGctgttaaaatagagtgacctctatgtgatcttttcagctataacaacagccacacttctatgaaggcttctcacaaggctttgaaatacagtatgtctgtgggaatttgtgcccattctgtcaaagagcatttgtatggctggtcactgatattggtcaagaaaatcttaattgatgttccagttcattccaaagctgttcagtggggctgaggtcagggttctgtgcaggacacacACATGTCTTTaaagatcttgctttgtgcacaggggcacagtcatgccggaacaggaaagggccttccctaaactgttgctgccaagttggaggcatgtaatttcctttatataattgatttattacacatgtTAGTACTTGTTCGGGCTGAAATGCATGAATTCAGAaatcagaaggggtgtcccattACTTCTCAATACTTCTACTTTCAtaaagtagggatgtaacgatacactctactcgcgatgcgatacgattcacgatactgggttcacgatacgattttttccagtgccctctgctgtttaaagtgaatatcgattcatctaaatgaataaccgattcgaatcgtggcacatgtgcaccgatttttaactgtcttgtggtgcatcgttacatccccatcatatagtgtatagtcAGGCAATGGAATTAAATGACGCTTATTTAAGCACAACGCTGGACAGATCTAGACTGGTGCTTAATGGACACACTTGTATTTGCCGCTGAAACAGTgcctcctactgtctggttgagaCACCAGCACAAGTGGTCACCgaataaacagaaaataaagaaataaaatgttcatcAAAGCAAATCACATGTTCAGTTGTGAGTCTAATTagtctcttcctctctctcgaTTCTGTCTGCAGTCTCAACGTGTATAACCACGTGTAAGAAGGTAGCCCCGCCCCCTGTCCCGCCCCGCACCGCCACCTCCAAGCCCTTCATCTCGGTGACCGTACAGAGCAGCACCGAGTCGGCACAGGACGGATACCTAGACGGCCACGAGCGCAAGAACCATAACGACAGCAACTCTTCAGACAGCAGCCTGACCAAAGGGTCACGACCCCACACCTCTGCGCTCACTTCTCGTGACACGCAGGTTCCAGCAGCTGTGGTGCTTTCACCTGACTCCTCTCGGGAGCTGCAGAATGAGCCGCTAAAAACAGGAAACACTTTGGCAGCGGACGAGCCCAGGACGGAGCCCGTACCTCGCCGCAAGCTCTCCTCTATCGGAATACAGGTGGGTGGAAGAGGTGCACGACAGGGTAtagatctcctctgtcagggtcGTGGTCGGCAGCAGTAGAGAAGCTACACCTGGGAAATGAATATGTTAGtataaaggcattctgatgaACTAGAAGTCttaaattcagttttttttccctGTATATTCATACTTAGAGACGTGATTTGTCCATGTCCGTACATGTCATACCTACTAGCTACCTTACATCTgtcatttgtaaaaaaatagGGATgaaacgatgcaccacaagacagttaatgggcggcacggtggctaagtgggtagcactgtcgcctcacagcaagaaggtcctgggttcgatccccaggtggggcggcccgggtcctttctgtgtgaaatttgcatgttctctccatgtctgtgtgggtttactccgggttctccggtttcttcccacagtccaaagacatgcaagtgaggttatttggagatacaaaattgtccatgactgtgtttgatataaccttgtgaactgatgaatcttgtgtaatgagtaactacctgttctgtcatgagtgtaaccaaagtgtaaaacatgatgttaaaatcataataaacaacaacaaacaagtGCAAATATGCCACAACTCAAATGGCTTGAGATGTAAAATTAATCGATAttgactttaaacagcagagggcactggcgctatccaCCTCGCCTGGGTTACATCACTACACAGAGTTGCCAGGTTTGGtgattttcagccaaattgggcttcaTTCAAAATGGGTGAAAATGTAAAGGTTGCGGGGTGGTTAATGCTTCTGCCTGAAAATTTAGATATGCTAATATTCCTTAAGAAAACATGTAAATTTCAAGCTTGGAAGGAGCACAGGCAAAGCCTTAGTTTATTTATGTGgtgatactttctttatttgtattaatttatgtatttaatgtgggatttgttatAATTTTGATTTCAagagaaatgtgcagcattgttttgcatattttgtatttacctcagaaataaaagggcatttattatttagataaataaaagataagcacaaatacagtttttTAGGAGTaagtattacataataaaaggaaactcatttgtcttcaatttcattttgttaaaaaaattgGGCAATCGCatagtgggtagagtgtatcattccATCCTTAGTAACAAAGCAAAACAAGTAAACTCTGAATTGAGAGTAGAGAACATGCTGTTTTACTGCTTTAACGGCAAATGCTACCAGACCCATGATAACTCATCTAAGTAGTTTAGTGACATCTGCTGGTAAAGCAGTGAAACTGCGTGTTCTAattatattactgtttgctAGTAAATGATAGAAgctttaaatgaaatgaatgctcATAGATGTTTCACTCTGTTGCATAATACTAGGTGGACTGCATCCAGGAAATTCAGAATAGAGTTGAGACACCGCCATTGTCCAAATTCCAGTCTATTGGAGTGCAAGTGGAGGACGGCTGGACGTGAGTACTTCCTTGCTGTTTTCCCCTTCCTGTTTCCTGCAGTACAACAGAAGTAATCTTTAAGATATGAATATTTCAAAATCTGTttgttttcatttgtattttaaagCAGATAGTTTCACTTCGGTCATGTGCCGGCCCTGCAATGTCCCAACATCAATTTATAATCAGGGCAGTAATAGCTCAGCGGTTGAGATACTGAATTAGTAATCATAACCCATATGTCCCTGTGATGATTAGTAATCATAgcgacagtggtagcctagtgggtagagcttgatctatcaaccggaagattggcggttcaaatccaagctctgctattcagccactgttgggtccttgagcaaggcccttaagcctgtctgctccagggacgccgtacgatggctgaccctgcgctctgaccccagctttcaaacaagctggaatatgcgaagaaagattTCATTGttttgtacatctgtatatgtatatatgacaaataaaggatatcttgtGTCttaagattgctggttcaagccccaccactgccatgttgccagTGTTTGGCTCTTGAAGCGGTTTGTGCTCAGTTGTTGGAATTGTATTCGATCTcagtggataaaagtgtctactaaatgtcacaaatgtaaataagctGCTCGCTTACCAGATAGACCAGCATCTTTACTTTTTACTTCAGTcttcttaattttatttaaaaagcaaaatatttaaattttttcatttgaacctgtaaaaataaaaagcggaagttctaaaaaaaaaaaattaaaaaaaaaaaattaaccagATTTTAAAGGGCCATTAAGATGCCGTATTTAGTTGACTGTTATGTGTTTGTAATTCTGTATACAGTTTTCAAGTCATAAAGACTAGAATTAAAAAGCAGTACTACAGGCAGCATTTCTGACCGAGACTCCTCCAGCTTCCTGCCAGCTGCTTCTCCTCAGCTGGTTCCTCCGCCTGCTGAAATCGTTCGTCTCTAAATCAGCACTTTTCCTGTCAGGATTTCAGAGCTGTGTTTCCTGCTGTGTGCAGAaaccagatgtttcagactgaaTAGATTCTCTTATAAGACTGTAATTCATTTGGATAATTAAATACAACCTCACTGCTGAGGAAAACGTACTCCAATGGGATTCGGTTTTTGGATGCGTGTCTGTTCAATAAcgtaaaaaaatacattcaacGTATATAAAGAATTTGAACTGAGCAGGAATGTTGGAGGACCTTGGTGGTCTTGGTTTTACATCTTGAAAtgagggcgacacggtggctaagtgggtagcactgtcgcctcacagcaagaaggtcctgggttcgatccccaggtggggtggtccggatcctttctgtggagtttcctcccacactccaaagacatgcagtcaggttaattggagatacaaaattgtccatgactgtgttcgaaataaacttgtgaactgatgaatcttgtgtaatgagtaactaccgttcctgtcatgaatgtaagtgtaaaacatgacgttaaaatcctaataaacaaacatcttgATATGAAATGTCATTCCAGGCAAAGACAACCTTTTgagtcaacaaaaaaaaatcactgaaaGTGGCCAAAAGTCTTAGGACACCagtccatgagcttgttggacgtctcattttaaaaacaaaccggCACCGGCAATCTTGTTCTCCTCCATCAGACACAACCACCCAGTCAGGCTGATTGTGTATCAGACCGCTGCAATGTAATTTTATCTAGCACCAGCTGACCTTGTTTAAAATTAATTCATGCCTTAGTTACACTGTGAactaataaatcaaataaagtaAAGTAGTCTGGATCTGGGCGCTCGGATGGCACAGTGAtctaacacactagcacatcaCTGAAGTGTGTTTTAACTCAGAAGTTTGAATCTCGGCAGAGTAACCAACCTGGCCTTGAGCCACACCAACAATTGGCCGAGTTTAAGGCAGGAAACgtgatacagctctgtgtgggaattcaacactggcaggtgataagaagtggcctcAAATTGTACACATGTTGGGAGGGGGGTGATCCGGTTCTCCTTTTTTCAGATCAGATTGGGCattgtgcaagcagcagtggATTCACAACCAGCAATTCAGTCTGAATCATTGAGTTTGAGATGTGCATGAAGAGCTTAGTGtcccacagtgagagccatcaTCTCCAAATGGAGAAAACTTGCAACAGTAGTGACTCTTTCCAGAAGTGGCCAGCCAGCTGACCAAAATCTGCCCAACAATGCATCAGTGAGTCATCTaggacagtggtccccaaccaccggtccgtgggtcatttattaccaggccgcacagaaaaactaaataattagagatcgctacatcagcaatgaaaacactgcttccatttccaacacactggtgtttatcatctcatgtcacccccaggtggaagcagcgtctcgttgcagtgaaaaaagcttattggtgagcagtatagttattctgTTTTGAACCCCACAAAATGACCCAGAACAACATCTACTGAACCTTAGATAAAGCCAGCCCTCATGGTTTTACAATTTAAAGGTGGCTGGGCAAAAGATTTGATCTGTGGGAAAGTTACAAGTGAGAGGAATATTATGACTTTGGGATAAAGTTCTGTGTACTGCTGAGTTAAAGTTCTCTCAACATCTCACTAATGCTGTGTGCTAACAGTGAGATACTTCACACGTCTCTTTTGCATCTGTTTTTAGACTCAGCCGCTCCAGTAGTATGGCATCAAAGCAAGAAACGGACTCAGACACACAAGATCTCTCTCTCAACTCCGTCACGACCGTCACCTCCAGCAACTCTTCCAGACCCATCGAGAAAAAAGTCATGGTCAACAGCTCAAGCCAATCGGTTGATTTCGCCGCCCAAAGCTCCCTCGATAACGGTAGCCACGACGATGAAGTTGTGACGACCAGCGGGCCCTCCCGCCAGCTCCTCACCAATCGCTCGACAACACGGAGCAGCTCTTCATCCTTTTCAGAGAGTTTAGACCCCGCCCTGGATCCCTCCTCCCTGCCTCCACCTGACCCGTGGCTGGAAAGCGGCAACGGGACGGGGAACGGAGGCGGCACGCACGTGTCGACGGGTGGCGTGCCGGCCTGCCGACGGGATGGCCATTGGTTCCTAAAGCTCTTGCAGGCGGAAACGGCACGGATGGAGGGCTGGTgcaaacagatggaggatgagaCCAAAGAGCGCCAGCTTTCAGAAGAGGGTAAGTGTGCacgtatctgtgtgtgtatacgcaGCCGCTGATGACACAAATAACCGCACTCTAGTACAACATTAACCTGATGACTGCATCCctgtcagggtcacggtgagtCCAGTGCCACTGGAAAACACTGAGTGCAATACAGAAACCCAGCATGTCACATGGCGGGCCACACTTAACGGTGTTTTCGACGCAACCCACACTTACATTGGGAGAGTATGCAGAGCTCCTCACAGGGCACTTTGGTGGCACAGCCTAAGTATATGCAagtccaccagtgctgagaagaGCCAACTCTTGAGATTTGACTCTTGAGTTTGTGTACTCTTTGTGCCACTGACCTGGGATAGGGAATCACTTCCTTGCTGGTAAAACAGTgacccctgctgtctggttgaggcgcTGCACGGGCCAGTGTTAAGATCCCAGGTGCTTGTCCTCCTCCACCAGTAAAGTGAATAGGAGAATTAAGCATATCCAAAAATTGAGAaattaaagggaaaaaaaacgaCAGTGGCCAGAGATGTATGCTATTGGCTGGCCGCCACCAACAAAAAAGCCGTTTGCCTATGCATTTTGGTAGGGCTGATTGAAgtgattcctcattactgctgcagttAGAGTCTACTGGCTGCCcagaggcacctgcacagagatggtgaataacaGTGAATTACTTTGCacccgtgaccctgaccaggataaagcaagtGATGAAAACTGTAGAGCTGAGGTGtatggttttttttctttatcagATTCCAGACATGCATGTACAATGCTGATTGAATTATTGTCCGAATAGATTATTAGTTTGATCAGGCAGCTGGAGACAGAGCTGGAACATGATTGGTACACAGTGGATGCTGTTGCTGATGGTTACCATGTTGTTGAATGAGAATTTgtctgtaatcatggtttgttcTTTCTCTCTGGTGTGTAGTTCTGGGTAAAGTGCGCAGTGCCGTGGGTAGCGCTCAGCTCCTCATGTCTCAGAAGTTTCAGCAGTTTCGAGGGCtctgtgaacaaaatgtggtgAGTCACATGTTCTATCTTACCCTCCTTTCCACACACTGTTTCtgaattttttgttttttttcttatctCCAAATTCATTCTCTAATTCGTGATTGTGAGAAATGAAAGAGCAGCATCACTACA contains these protein-coding regions:
- the dlgap4b gene encoding disks large-associated protein 4 isoform X5, with the protein product MASKQETDSDTQDLSLNSVTTVTSSNSSRPIEKKVMVNSSSQSVDFAAQSSLDNGSHDDEVVTTSGPSRQLLTNRSTTRSSSSSFSESLDPALDPSSLPPPDPWLESGNGTGNGGGTHVSTGGVPACRRDGHWFLKLLQAETARMEGWCKQMEDETKERQLSEEVLGKVRSAVGSAQLLMSQKFQQFRGLCEQNVNVNTNPRPTAQDLAGFWDLLQLSIEDISLKFDELYQLKANEWKADRELPDKQETKKQTPPVSKKPGKSMAAPSREKGSEAADKQRQEARKRLMAAKRAQSVKQNSATESADSIEIYVPEAQTRL